One window of the Magnolia sinica isolate HGM2019 chromosome 19, MsV1, whole genome shotgun sequence genome contains the following:
- the LOC131234518 gene encoding fructose-1,6-bisphosphatase, cytosolic has product MDHAADAYRTDLMTITRFVLNEQTKHPESRGDFTILLSHIVLGCKFVCTAVNKAGLAKLIGLAGETNVQGEEQKKLDVLSNEVFVKALISSGRTCILVSEEDEKAIFVEPSKRGNYCVVFDPLDGSSNIDCGVSIGTIFGIYMVKDTKKPALDDVLQPGKNMLAAGYCMYGSSCTFVLSTGSGVNGFTLDPSLGEFILTHPDIKIPKKGKIYSVNEGNAKNWDEPTAKYVEKCKFPEDSSSPKSLRYIGSMVADVHRTLLYGGIFLYPADKKSPNGKLRVLYEVFPMSFLMEQAGGQAFTGKQRALDLLPTNIHQRSPIFLGSYDDVEEIKALYAAGGTKA; this is encoded by the exons ATGGATCATGCAGCGGACGCTTATCGGACGGATTTGATGACAATAACTCGGTTTGTTCTGAACGAACAGACAAAGCATCCTGAATCGAGAGGAGATTTCACCATTCTTCTCAGCCACATCGTCCTCGGTTGCAAGTTCGTCTGCACTGCTGTTAATAAG GCAGGGCTGGCGAAACTCATCGGACTTGCTGGAGAGACCAATGTCCAG GGCGAAGAACAAAAGAAATTGGATGTGCTTTCGAATGAAGTTTTCGTTAAGGCTTTGATAAGCAGTGGCCGAACA TGCATTCTTGTTTCAGAGGAGGACGAGAAAGCAATTTTTGTGGAACCATCAAAGCGTGGAAA TTATTGTGTTGTTTTCGATCCATTGGATGGGTCTTCTAACATAGACTGTGGTGTTTCCATTGGAACG ATTTTTGGAATCTATATGGTGAAAGATACCAAGAAACCAGCTTTAGATGATGTGTTGCAACCTGGGAAGAACATGCTAGCAGCTGGCTATTGTATGTATGGAAGCTCTTGCACG TTTGTTCTGAGCACTGGAAGCGGCGTCAATGGTTTCACTCTTGATCCATCACTCGGGGAGTTCATATTGACTCATCCAGACATAAAG ATTCCAAAGAAGGGAAAAATATACTCAGTAAATGAAGGAAATGCCAAGAATTGGGATGAACCGACGGCAAA GTATGTGGAGAAATGCAAATTCCCTGAGGACAGTTCATCTCCAAAGTCTCTGAGATACATTGGAAG TATGGTAGCTGATGTCCACCGTACATTGCTCTATGGGGGTATCTTTTTGTATCCTGCAGATAAGAAGAGTCCAAATGGAAAACTACG TGTTCTGTATGAAGTTTTTCCAATGTCTTTCTTGATGGAACAAGCAGGAGGTCAAGCTTTCACAGGCAAGCAACGG GCACTTGACCTGCTTCCGACAAATATTCATCAACGATCTCCCATCTTCCTTGGCAGCTATGACGATGTTGAAGAGATCAAAGCACTCTATGCTGCTGGAGGGACAAAAGCATAA